CGGCCGCATAGATGATTGCGGCCGCGGGGATGAGGGGAATGAGGACGCCCAGGAAGGTCGCGACGCCCTTGCCGCCGCGAAACCTGAGCCAGACGGGATAAAGGTGCCCGATGAGCGCACCGAAGGCCGCGAAGGGCGCAATCTGCCGGTCGAACAGGTTTTCGACCAGCAAGATCGCCGCCGTCGCCTTGAGGCAGTCGAGGACCAGCGTCAGCGCCGCCAGCCAGCGGCTGCCCGTGCGCAACACGTTGGTCGCGCCGATATTGCCCGACCCGATCTTGCGCACGTCGCCCTTGCCGCCGAGCCGCGCGAGCACCAGCCCGAACGGAATCGACCCGAACGCATAGCCGATCGCCAGTGCAAGGATCATCTCGGTCGTCACGAGCCGGGTGGTAGCAAACGGTGACGACGGCGCAATCTCCTACCGAAGGCGCGACGCTGCCTCACATCCTCCCCAGCAGTTGCTGGGGAGGGGGACCATGCGTTAGCATGGTGGAGGGGTTCTTCGGGTGTCGGTCACACAAGCACGCAATTATCGCCGCAAGATGAGCTCGCCCGAAATTCGGCTTTGGGGCGTGCTCCGCACTCGTCCGCACGGCTTCAAATTCCGTCGGCAGCGCCCGGACGATCCGTTCATCTTCGACTTCTACTGTCACCGCGCGCTTCTCGCGATCGAGATCGACGGCTTCGCTCATGACTGCGGGACCAACCCGCAACGCGATGCGTCCCGAGATAAGTGGGCCGCGGGCAGGAGCATCGCCACGCTGCGGATTTCCGCGTCTGAAGTTCGCGATAATCTGGATGGGGTCGTAGCCGGCATCCTTCAGCGATGCTGCGAAAGAACCCCTCCACCAGCTTCGCTGGTCCCCCTCCCCTCGAACCCGAGGGGAGGATGATAATCTCTTCCACCGCCCCCCTCCTCTTCTTCGACTCCGGCGTCGGCGGCTTGTCGGTGCTCGGGCCGACGCGGGCTCTGCTGCCCTCGGCCCCGACCGTCTACGTCGCCGACAGCGCCGGCTTCCCCTACGGCAAGCGCAGCGAGGCGGAGATTGCGAGCCGCGTGCCGGCGCTTCTCGGTCGGCTGGTCGAGCGCTTCCGCCCACGCCTTGCGGTGATCGCCTGCAACACCGCATCGACCATTGCGCTCGACCACGTCCGCTCCGCGCTCGACGTGCCGGTCGTCGGCACCGTCCCCGCGATCAAGCCCGCCGCCGAGCAATCGCGCAGCCGCGTGATCGGCGTGCTCGGTACCGAGGCGACCGTCCGCCAGCCTTATGTCGACGACCTTGCCGCGCGCTTCGCCGCCGACTGCACC
The sequence above is drawn from the Sphingomonas lutea genome and encodes:
- the plsY gene encoding glycerol-3-phosphate 1-O-acyltransferase PlsY, coding for MILALAIGYAFGSIPFGLVLARLGGKGDVRKIGSGNIGATNVLRTGSRWLAALTLVLDCLKATAAILLVENLFDRQIAPFAAFGALIGHLYPVWLRFRGGKGVATFLGVLIPLIPAAAIIYAAAWVMLLLTIRISSVAGMAAAVSAPITAAIIGNDKLLPMLLGFAVLILWKHRENILRLKAGTEPRIGKGKD
- a CDS encoding endonuclease domain-containing protein is translated as MSSPEIRLWGVLRTRPHGFKFRRQRPDDPFIFDFYCHRALLAIEIDGFAHDCGTNPQRDASRDKWAAGRSIATLRISASEVRDNLDGVVAGILQRCCERTPPPASLVPLPSNPRGG
- the murI gene encoding glutamate racemase encodes the protein MIISSTAPLLFFDSGVGGLSVLGPTRALLPSAPTVYVADSAGFPYGKRSEAEIASRVPALLGRLVERFRPRLAVIACNTASTIALDHVRSALDVPVVGTVPAIKPAAEQSRSRVIGVLGTEATVRQPYVDDLAARFAADCTLIRQGSPALVELAEAKLSGGAVSVADIAAATKPMFAADRGAQIDTIVLACTHFPLLADELRAAHPGVALVDGGPGIARRIAFLTRGQPWPEAPPPGIAVFTGEPPSPALAAALARYGLHEVQTL